Below is a genomic region from Caulobacter rhizosphaerae.
GGCCTACGCCGCCCAGGGCTCGATGGCTGCGCCCTCGCTGGGCGGGACCGGCGAGGCCAAGAAGGCCATGGACTTCGGCGCCCTGCTGAAGTCGGCCATGACCGACACCCTGCACCAGACCCGGGCGGCCGAAACCAAGATGGCCCAGCAGGCGGCCGGCAAGGCCGAGTTGATCGACGTCGTCACCGCCATCTCCTCGGCCGAGGCCAGCCTCGACACGGTGATGGCCGTCCGCGACCAGGTGATC
It encodes:
- the fliE gene encoding flagellar hook-basal body complex protein FliE, producing the protein MITALAAAKAYAAQGSMAAPSLGGTGEAKKAMDFGALLKSAMTDTLHQTRAAETKMAQQAAGKAELIDVVTAISSAEASLDTVMAVRDQVISAYQEIMRMPI